One Paenisporosarcina sp. FSL H8-0542 genomic region harbors:
- the rpmF gene encoding 50S ribosomal protein L32 — protein MAVPFRKTSKTVKRKRRTHFKLSLPGMVACPNCGESKLAHHVCKSCGQYKGKEVLSK, from the coding sequence ATGGCTGTACCGTTTAGAAAGACTTCTAAAACAGTAAAAAGAAAACGTCGTACGCATTTCAAATTATCTCTACCAGGAATGGTAGCTTGCCCAAACTGTGGTGAATCAAAATTGGCTCACCATGTTTGTAAATCATGCGGACAATACAAAGGGAAAGAAGTATTGAGCAAATAA
- the mraZ gene encoding division/cell wall cluster transcriptional repressor MraZ: MFMGEYQHSVDAKGRLIIPAKFREHLEETFVITRGLDNCLFGYPMNEWRKLEEKLKALPVTKKDARAFTRFFFSGATEVEIDKQGRINIPSTLLSHANVEKECIVLGVSNRIEIWAKDSWTSYFDESEDSFNDLAENMIGFDI, encoded by the coding sequence ATGTTCATGGGAGAATATCAACATAGTGTTGATGCGAAGGGCCGTCTTATTATACCGGCAAAATTTCGTGAGCACCTTGAAGAGACGTTTGTAATTACAAGAGGTCTTGATAACTGCTTATTCGGCTATCCTATGAATGAATGGCGAAAACTTGAAGAAAAATTAAAGGCTTTGCCTGTAACTAAAAAAGATGCCCGTGCATTTACGCGATTCTTCTTTTCAGGAGCAACAGAAGTTGAAATCGATAAGCAAGGTCGCATCAATATCCCAAGTACATTACTATCCCATGCAAATGTGGAAAAAGAATGTATCGTTCTTGGCGTTTCAAATCGAATTGAGATTTGGGCAAAAGATTCTTGGACATCCTATTTTGATGAATCCGAGGACTCATTTAACGATTTAGCTGAAAATATGATTGGCTTTGATATCTAA
- a CDS encoding 2-dehydropantoate 2-reductase, producing the protein MGVECALKVVIVGAGAIGLLIGSYLSEQKHEITYITRTHEQAVTLCTKGITRIQPDGETVHTKVFASTEFNQAPTDALWIIAVKYHHLSSIEPHLKSLPESTALLFTQNGLAHLQWVNQFNNHPVYIATIEHGAMKEDSSIVVHKGIGVTKIAPYIKKTNHLDFTLFESPLFHIELAEDAYGIVLRKAILNACINPITAVLQITNGELLTNSHAYFLMKTIFYEIESVFAEISQLLTFEEVKALCIKTAKNNSSMLQDRLNHRTTEIEPIVGALLQMAATRDRDLPVLRTLYHLVLAIDEIGQSHD; encoded by the coding sequence TTGGGAGTTGAATGTGCATTGAAAGTGGTCATTGTTGGAGCGGGTGCAATCGGTTTGCTGATTGGCTCATACTTGAGTGAACAAAAACATGAAATTACCTACATAACAAGAACTCATGAACAAGCAGTTACTCTTTGTACCAAAGGAATTACTCGCATTCAACCTGATGGTGAAACTGTGCATACAAAAGTGTTTGCCAGTACAGAGTTCAACCAAGCTCCTACAGATGCTTTATGGATCATTGCGGTTAAATATCACCATTTATCTTCAATTGAACCCCATTTGAAGTCTTTGCCTGAGTCAACGGCTTTGTTATTTACTCAAAATGGACTTGCTCACTTACAGTGGGTTAACCAATTTAACAATCACCCGGTTTATATAGCGACCATTGAACACGGCGCCATGAAAGAGGATTCGTCGATAGTCGTCCATAAAGGAATCGGTGTCACAAAGATTGCTCCATACATAAAGAAAACAAACCATTTGGACTTTACCTTATTTGAAAGTCCTTTATTTCACATTGAGCTAGCAGAAGATGCTTATGGAATTGTATTACGCAAAGCAATATTAAACGCCTGTATTAACCCAATCACTGCGGTTTTACAAATAACGAATGGTGAACTGCTTACAAACTCTCATGCCTATTTCCTGATGAAAACAATATTTTATGAAATTGAAAGTGTTTTTGCAGAGATATCGCAACTGCTGACTTTTGAGGAAGTAAAAGCACTTTGTATAAAAACAGCCAAAAATAATTCTTCCATGTTACAAGATCGACTTAATCATCGAACAACTGAAATTGAACCAATCGTAGGGGCACTACTTCAAATGGCTGCAACTAGAGATAGAGATTTGCCGGTGTTGCGAACGCTATACCATTTAGTATTGGCGATTGATGAAATTGGTCAATCTCATGACTAA
- the bshC gene encoding bacillithiol biosynthesis cysteine-adding enzyme BshC has translation MKFDQIDQPNSSSFMTDFYAQKEELSAYFHNLPNQTSFVNRAMTLKSHRIDRTQLTKVIRDYMANLLHSEKVDFHLKELEENALVVIGGQQAGLLTGPLYSVHKAISIVLLAKQQREALGVPVVPIFWIAGEDHDLDEINSTFTPLRGTLQKQTYNVRPNRKQMASESMLETGKLQSFIRDVFKQFTETAYTKVLLQKYLKVAEQTSTYSQFFTVMMHDFFANEGLLLIDAAFEPLRRYESPYFEKMIDQAQEIASLVVEQENRFQQAGYGQPIQASEDSGNLFIVENGERFLLKHFDGTFKNEAAGLSFTKHELLDIAKNYPERLSNNVVTRPLMQEMVFPVLAFIGGPGELAYWATFKTMFEHFDMELPVIVPRLSMTIIDRKSKQYLNELDLPLESVFNGQMQMHKQDFMDDVKDDVAEEIIREIQQTLVEHYEKLTNHLATTQASTSLSVLTEKNLAIHNNQFSYLSRKIEDANLLRHEVKLRKYNHIEGFLFPEYKLQERWFSPLLFLNEVGPTLIDDLLSQPFEFNGKHKVISY, from the coding sequence ATGAAATTTGACCAAATTGATCAACCGAATAGCAGTTCTTTCATGACTGATTTTTATGCTCAAAAGGAAGAGCTTTCTGCTTATTTTCATAATTTACCGAACCAAACATCTTTTGTGAATCGTGCAATGACATTAAAATCGCACCGTATAGACCGAACACAACTGACAAAAGTAATCCGTGACTATATGGCGAATTTGCTTCATAGCGAAAAAGTGGATTTTCATTTGAAAGAGTTGGAAGAAAATGCCCTTGTCGTTATTGGAGGACAACAAGCGGGATTACTTACTGGACCACTTTATTCTGTACATAAAGCGATATCAATTGTCCTGTTGGCCAAACAGCAACGGGAAGCTTTAGGTGTTCCAGTCGTACCTATTTTTTGGATTGCGGGAGAAGACCATGACTTAGACGAAATAAACTCTACTTTCACGCCATTACGGGGGACTTTACAAAAACAAACCTATAATGTTCGACCTAATCGTAAACAAATGGCGTCTGAGAGTATGCTTGAGACCGGGAAATTACAGTCTTTTATTCGTGACGTCTTTAAACAATTCACGGAAACGGCTTATACGAAAGTATTGCTTCAAAAGTATTTGAAAGTTGCCGAACAAACTTCAACCTATAGTCAATTTTTCACCGTAATGATGCATGACTTTTTTGCCAATGAAGGCTTGTTGCTGATTGATGCAGCATTCGAACCCCTTCGACGCTATGAATCTCCTTATTTTGAGAAGATGATAGACCAAGCGCAAGAAATTGCATCACTTGTTGTCGAACAGGAAAATCGTTTTCAGCAAGCGGGATACGGTCAACCTATTCAAGCTTCCGAAGACAGTGGTAACTTATTCATCGTAGAAAATGGAGAACGATTTTTATTAAAGCACTTCGATGGGACGTTTAAAAATGAAGCTGCGGGTCTCTCTTTCACTAAACATGAATTATTGGACATTGCAAAAAATTATCCAGAACGCTTGAGCAACAATGTAGTGACACGTCCGTTAATGCAGGAAATGGTATTCCCTGTCTTAGCATTCATTGGTGGCCCGGGTGAACTGGCGTATTGGGCAACTTTCAAAACCATGTTCGAACATTTTGATATGGAATTACCTGTCATCGTGCCTCGCTTATCTATGACCATTATTGACAGAAAGTCCAAACAGTATTTGAATGAGCTTGATTTACCACTGGAAAGTGTTTTCAACGGACAAATGCAAATGCATAAACAGGACTTTATGGATGATGTTAAAGATGATGTGGCGGAAGAAATAATTCGGGAAATCCAGCAGACACTGGTTGAGCATTACGAAAAACTAACAAATCATTTAGCCACAACACAAGCATCTACTTCGCTTTCCGTTCTGACGGAGAAAAATTTGGCGATTCATAACAACCAATTTAGTTACTTGAGCCGTAAAATAGAAGATGCCAATTTGTTGCGTCATGAAGTGAAGCTTCGTAAGTACAATCATATTGAAGGGTTTCTTTTCCCGGAATATAAGTTACAGGAACGTTGGTTTAGTCCATTATTGTTCTTAAATGAAGTGGGCCCTACGTTAATTGATGATCTTTTATCTCAACCGTTTGAATTTAACGGAAAGCATAAAGTTATTTCGTATTAA
- a CDS encoding acetyl-CoA carboxylase biotin carboxyl carrier protein subunit, translated as MKQIQSTMAGTVFNITVAVGEEVTAGQTVMILESMKMEIPVEAETAGKIAKIDAQIGDFVNEGDVLVTFE; from the coding sequence ATGAAACAAATTCAATCAACAATGGCCGGTACAGTTTTCAATATTACTGTAGCAGTAGGCGAAGAAGTAACTGCAGGACAAACGGTTATGATTTTAGAATCAATGAAAATGGAAATTCCAGTTGAAGCAGAAACAGCTGGTAAAATTGCGAAAATTGATGCGCAAATTGGCGATTTCGTTAATGAAGGCGATGTACTAGTAACATTCGAATAA
- a CDS encoding enoyl-CoA hydratase/isomerase family protein encodes MTFAINREDNILRFTIKRPEIRNAINHEVIDGLEKLVSNVHNDSTIQFVVITGEGDEAFCSGGDLSVFHGLQTAQEAFPMLDRMANVLYRVATLPVPVIALVNGHAVGGGCEIATACDFRLVSSKAKAGFIQGSLAITSGWGGGTYLFEKLARQDVAMHMLCESKPYSAAVLLANGWATQVYEGDKEQAMERFLSEMKKVEASVHRAYKQMLIRKWIGQNLLSQINEEVKNCSLLWEAQEHHVAVQKFLSRKK; translated from the coding sequence ATGACATTTGCAATTAATCGAGAAGATAATATTCTACGTTTTACTATTAAACGCCCTGAAATTCGAAATGCAATCAATCATGAAGTCATAGATGGTCTTGAGAAACTAGTTTCAAATGTACATAATGATTCAACTATACAATTTGTTGTTATTACCGGTGAAGGGGATGAAGCGTTTTGTTCTGGTGGAGATTTATCCGTCTTTCACGGTCTCCAGACGGCGCAAGAAGCCTTCCCAATGCTTGATCGGATGGCTAATGTTCTTTATCGAGTTGCCACTCTTCCTGTGCCTGTCATAGCACTTGTCAATGGGCACGCTGTAGGAGGTGGTTGCGAGATTGCTACCGCATGTGATTTCCGGCTAGTCTCGTCAAAAGCCAAAGCAGGGTTTATTCAAGGCTCTCTAGCTATTACAAGCGGCTGGGGCGGAGGAACCTATTTATTTGAAAAATTAGCAAGACAAGATGTAGCTATGCATATGCTGTGTGAATCAAAACCTTACTCAGCAGCTGTGTTACTTGCTAATGGGTGGGCTACACAAGTTTATGAAGGTGATAAGGAACAAGCTATGGAGAGATTTCTATCCGAGATGAAAAAAGTAGAGGCTTCTGTTCACCGTGCTTATAAACAAATGTTAATCCGTAAATGGATTGGTCAAAATCTACTGAGCCAAATTAATGAAGAAGTTAAAAACTGTTCACTACTTTGGGAAGCGCAGGAGCATCACGTGGCTGTTCAAAAATTCTTATCGCGGAAAAAATAA
- a CDS encoding acyl-CoA carboxylase subunit beta encodes MTVKTTYNERLEEKLTGIFAGGHSKYHEKMKEQNKLFVRERLALLFDDGEYLEDGRFANCEAGDLPADGVVTATGKVGGQQVCVMANDSTVKAGSWGSRTVEKIIRIQEIAEKNRVPMLYLVDSAGARITDQLDMFPNRRGAGKIFHNQVRMSGFVPQICLLFGPSAAGGAYIPAFCDIVIMVEGNASMYLGSPRMAEKVIGEKVTLEEMGGARMHCSVSGCGDVLASSEQEAISEARRYLAYFPANFTEMPKVVEPKAVKDGRTLEAIIPENQNAPFDMYEAIDQLIDEGSLFDIKKLFATEIITGLARIEGQAVGIIANQPKAKGGVLFVDSADKAAKFINLCDAFGIPLLFLADVPGFMIGTKVERAGIIRHGAKLIMAMSSATVPKISVIVRKAYGAGLYAMAGPAFEPDVCIALPTAQIAVMGPEAAVNAVFSNKIEAIEDPKERLKFVQEKHQEYKEQIDIYKLASEMIIDEIVAPSNLREVLAMRYRAYSTKHIPQPPRKHPVYPV; translated from the coding sequence ATGACGGTTAAGACAACTTATAACGAACGCTTAGAAGAAAAACTGACTGGTATTTTTGCGGGAGGCCATTCAAAATATCATGAAAAAATGAAAGAGCAAAATAAATTATTTGTTCGTGAACGTTTAGCATTGCTTTTTGATGATGGTGAGTATTTAGAAGATGGTCGCTTTGCAAATTGTGAAGCAGGTGACTTGCCTGCAGATGGCGTCGTAACGGCGACAGGTAAGGTCGGAGGTCAACAAGTTTGTGTAATGGCCAATGATTCGACAGTAAAAGCGGGTTCATGGGGATCACGTACAGTTGAGAAAATCATTCGAATTCAGGAAATTGCAGAGAAAAACCGTGTACCGATGCTATATTTGGTCGATTCTGCTGGAGCGCGAATTACTGATCAACTAGATATGTTCCCAAATCGTCGTGGAGCAGGTAAGATCTTCCACAATCAAGTTCGTATGTCTGGTTTTGTACCTCAAATTTGTTTGCTATTCGGTCCATCAGCTGCAGGTGGTGCGTACATCCCGGCGTTTTGCGATATCGTCATCATGGTTGAAGGAAATGCATCCATGTATTTAGGTTCGCCGCGTATGGCTGAAAAAGTAATTGGGGAAAAAGTGACATTGGAGGAAATGGGCGGCGCACGCATGCACTGTTCAGTTAGCGGATGCGGAGACGTTTTGGCATCATCAGAACAAGAAGCCATTTCTGAAGCTCGTCGTTATTTAGCATACTTCCCAGCGAATTTTACGGAAATGCCAAAAGTGGTTGAACCAAAAGCGGTAAAAGATGGCCGTACGCTGGAAGCAATAATCCCTGAAAATCAAAATGCACCATTTGATATGTACGAAGCGATTGATCAATTAATTGACGAAGGTTCATTATTTGATATCAAGAAATTGTTTGCGACTGAAATCATCACTGGACTAGCACGAATTGAGGGTCAAGCTGTTGGGATTATCGCTAATCAACCGAAAGCCAAAGGCGGCGTATTATTCGTGGACTCGGCTGACAAAGCAGCAAAATTCATCAATTTGTGTGATGCGTTTGGTATTCCATTGTTGTTCCTGGCAGACGTACCAGGATTTATGATTGGTACAAAAGTTGAGCGTGCAGGCATTATTCGACATGGTGCGAAACTGATTATGGCCATGAGCTCAGCAACAGTGCCTAAAATTTCTGTTATCGTTCGTAAAGCATATGGAGCTGGTCTCTATGCAATGGCAGGCCCTGCATTTGAGCCGGATGTGTGTATAGCACTGCCAACTGCTCAAATTGCAGTAATGGGTCCCGAGGCTGCAGTGAATGCTGTATTTTCAAACAAGATAGAAGCCATTGAAGATCCGAAAGAGCGTTTGAAATTTGTTCAGGAAAAACATCAGGAATATAAAGAGCAAATTGATATTTACAAATTAGCTTCAGAAATGATTATTGATGAAATTGTGGCGCCTAGTAATTTACGTGAAGTGCTGGCGATGCGTTACCGTGCCTATAGTACGAAACATATTCCACAACCACCTCGTAAACATCCAGTTTATCCAGTATAA
- a CDS encoding DUF3397 domain-containing protein: MTNIIQAMVSFLIVMPLFMFIVVYIISLKLTKKMSRAFGHAADITTFLLFMSIPVALKSLFHIETMGIIVGLALITSVLLTILEWKSKKEIELLTLLRKIWRILFLVLSFSYFIIWCGGLVIKVIEYMN, from the coding sequence ATGACTAATATTATTCAAGCAATGGTCAGTTTCCTTATCGTTATGCCTCTATTCATGTTCATTGTGGTTTATATCATTTCATTGAAATTGACAAAGAAAATGTCTAGAGCTTTTGGCCATGCAGCAGATATAACAACCTTTCTTCTGTTCATGTCAATTCCTGTAGCACTCAAATCTTTGTTTCATATAGAAACGATGGGTATTATAGTTGGTTTGGCCTTAATCACGAGTGTCTTGCTGACAATACTGGAATGGAAGTCGAAGAAGGAAATAGAATTATTGACCTTGCTCCGTAAAATTTGGAGAATTTTGTTTTTAGTTCTCAGCTTTTCTTATTTTATTATCTGGTGTGGAGGACTTGTGATAAAAGTAATAGAATACATGAATTAA
- the rsmH gene encoding 16S rRNA (cytosine(1402)-N(4))-methyltransferase RsmH, with translation MFNHTTVLLQETVDGLNIRPDGTYVDCTLGGAGHSEYLVQQLNDQGRLICFDQDTIAIENAKIRLSDHLHKVIFVHANFRFIKEKLHELGIEKVDGILYDLGVSSPQLDTPERGFSYNHDAPLDMRMDTSAPLSAYHVVNEWEFNDLVRIFYRYGEEKFSKQIARKIEEARKHAPIETTGQLVELIKDGIPAPARRKGGHPAKRVFQAIRIAVNDELGAAEQSLQDALDLLALNGRISVITFHSLEDRITKTIFKEAASYPDLPPNLPVIPEGMEPMLKLVTRKPILPSEEELLHNNRSRSAKLRIAEKIKDEGRV, from the coding sequence TTGTTCAACCATACAACCGTATTGCTTCAAGAAACCGTTGACGGATTGAACATTCGTCCAGACGGTACATATGTTGACTGCACCCTTGGTGGAGCGGGACATAGTGAATATTTAGTACAACAGTTAAACGATCAAGGAAGATTGATTTGCTTTGATCAAGACACAATCGCAATCGAAAATGCGAAAATTCGTCTGTCGGATCATTTGCACAAAGTAATCTTTGTACATGCGAATTTCCGCTTCATAAAAGAAAAGCTTCACGAACTTGGCATCGAAAAAGTGGATGGGATCCTGTATGACCTAGGTGTTTCATCACCACAACTCGATACGCCGGAACGTGGATTTAGTTACAACCATGATGCACCTTTGGACATGCGTATGGATACTTCTGCGCCACTTTCGGCCTATCACGTGGTCAACGAATGGGAATTCAATGATTTGGTTCGCATTTTCTATCGCTATGGTGAAGAGAAATTCTCAAAACAGATCGCTCGCAAGATTGAAGAAGCCAGAAAACATGCACCAATCGAAACAACAGGACAACTTGTAGAATTAATTAAAGATGGGATCCCTGCACCTGCCAGAAGAAAAGGCGGACATCCTGCGAAACGCGTATTCCAAGCAATTCGGATTGCAGTGAATGATGAACTAGGAGCTGCTGAACAATCACTCCAAGATGCACTCGATTTGCTTGCATTAAATGGACGTATCAGCGTTATCACTTTCCACTCACTGGAGGACCGCATTACGAAAACCATTTTCAAAGAAGCAGCCTCATACCCGGATCTACCACCAAATTTACCGGTCATCCCAGAAGGCATGGAACCTATGTTGAAATTAGTAACAAGAAAACCGATATTACCAAGTGAAGAAGAATTACTTCACAATAATCGCTCTCGATCAGCGAAGCTACGAATCGCAGAAAAAATAAAGGATGAAGGACGTGTCTAA
- the ftsL gene encoding cell division protein FtsL, giving the protein MAMHAKTQTTYIKQPVVNPQPAIHPSTKPERKIFTKGEKILFAVFVSIVALFCVMILQTQASIHTSAQDIRSIEQQIDETKKQNTDLSIQVSELSKYERVWEKAKALGLKLNEQNVKVVPGQ; this is encoded by the coding sequence ATGGCAATGCACGCAAAAACACAAACAACTTACATAAAGCAGCCTGTCGTTAATCCACAGCCTGCCATCCATCCGTCCACTAAGCCGGAACGGAAAATTTTTACTAAAGGTGAGAAAATATTATTTGCAGTCTTCGTATCCATCGTTGCATTGTTTTGTGTGATGATTTTACAGACACAAGCAAGCATTCACACATCTGCTCAAGACATTCGATCAATTGAACAGCAAATCGATGAAACAAAAAAACAGAATACAGATTTGTCCATTCAAGTTAGTGAGCTCTCAAAGTATGAGCGAGTTTGGGAAAAAGCTAAAGCACTTGGCTTGAAACTGAACGAGCAAAATGTGAAGGTCGTACCGGGACAATGA
- a CDS encoding biotin carboxylase N-terminal domain-containing protein, with product MKKILIANRGEIARRIIETCKKLHIETVAIYAEADAELPYVKEADSAFLIGPSQVQQSYLKVDDILALAKREGVDAIHPGYGLLSENASFARKIEEEGMIFIGPEPETIDKMGDKIGSRQTMQAAGVPVVPGTDEGVLTLEAALEEAQRIGYPIMLKASSGGGGIGMIRCDDEQALSQNFVSVKTRAKAYFGDDVVFLEKYISGGRHIEVQIFGDTHGNIVHLFERNCSVQRRNQKVIEESPSPNFPQPARERLLKAAVDAAKAVNYRNAGTVEFIVDENNEFYFLEMNTRLQVEHPVTEAVTGLDLVEWQLQVAQGEALPIPNQADIHSSGHALEFRIYAEDPKTFFPSPGKINKLDWGTKEDIRIDAGYEEGNTVTPFYDPMIAKVIIQSESREQAVKKAQTFFSSVTIEGVKTNVALFQEFLGAEAFMNGTYTTAVLPQWLEQQKEEK from the coding sequence ATGAAGAAAATTTTAATTGCAAACAGGGGAGAAATTGCACGACGAATTATCGAAACATGTAAGAAGTTACATATTGAAACAGTGGCAATTTATGCAGAAGCGGACGCGGAATTACCTTATGTAAAAGAAGCTGATTCAGCATTCTTGATAGGTCCAAGCCAAGTTCAACAATCTTACTTGAAAGTGGATGATATTTTAGCCTTGGCTAAGCGTGAAGGGGTTGACGCCATTCATCCAGGCTATGGTCTGCTTTCAGAGAATGCAAGTTTTGCAAGGAAGATTGAAGAAGAGGGCATGATTTTCATTGGTCCCGAGCCAGAAACTATCGATAAAATGGGCGATAAAATTGGCTCACGTCAAACGATGCAAGCTGCAGGAGTGCCAGTGGTACCAGGGACGGATGAAGGAGTACTTACGTTGGAAGCGGCGTTGGAAGAAGCGCAAAGAATTGGCTATCCGATTATGCTTAAAGCAAGCAGTGGTGGTGGCGGAATTGGCATGATTCGCTGTGATGATGAGCAAGCGCTCAGTCAGAATTTCGTTTCTGTGAAAACTCGTGCGAAGGCTTACTTCGGAGATGACGTGGTCTTTTTGGAAAAATACATTTCCGGCGGGCGTCACATTGAAGTGCAGATTTTTGGTGACACTCATGGTAATATTGTTCATTTGTTTGAACGCAATTGTTCAGTACAACGACGTAATCAGAAAGTAATTGAAGAATCACCATCACCGAATTTCCCACAGCCTGCACGTGAACGGTTGCTTAAAGCTGCAGTTGATGCGGCAAAAGCGGTGAATTATCGCAATGCTGGAACTGTGGAATTCATCGTGGATGAAAACAATGAATTCTACTTCTTGGAAATGAACACTCGACTTCAAGTGGAGCATCCGGTGACGGAAGCCGTTACTGGACTTGATTTAGTGGAATGGCAATTGCAAGTGGCACAAGGGGAGGCTTTACCGATTCCCAATCAAGCAGACATTCATTCCTCCGGGCATGCTTTAGAATTCCGGATTTACGCAGAAGACCCAAAAACGTTCTTCCCTTCACCAGGAAAAATCAACAAGCTGGATTGGGGAACTAAAGAAGACATTCGTATTGATGCAGGTTATGAAGAAGGAAACACAGTAACTCCTTTTTACGATCCAATGATTGCTAAAGTCATCATTCAATCAGAATCTCGTGAACAGGCAGTAAAAAAAGCGCAAACATTCTTTTCATCGGTTACGATTGAAGGAGTAAAAACGAATGTTGCATTGTTCCAGGAATTTTTAGGAGCGGAAGCGTTTATGAACGGCACATATACAACAGCGGTATTACCACAATGGCTTGAACAACAAAAGGAGGAAAAATAA
- a CDS encoding RsfA family transcription factor codes for MTQVKRKDQWTAEDDHKLASTVLEIVKNGGTQIHAFEVAAEKLSRTKQACGFRWNKTLRHTYGQDLNHAKQKYQHPMHTHLKQAMTSYDELLEAHDRLQKEHAQLKTFVQQIQRVCLESPFISQKN; via the coding sequence ATGACTCAAGTTAAAAGAAAAGATCAATGGACTGCTGAGGATGACCATAAATTAGCATCCACTGTTTTGGAAATAGTTAAAAACGGAGGCACGCAAATTCATGCATTTGAAGTGGCTGCTGAAAAACTATCTCGTACGAAACAGGCTTGCGGCTTCAGGTGGAATAAAACGCTGAGACATACTTATGGACAGGACTTGAACCATGCAAAACAAAAATATCAACATCCAATGCATACACACTTAAAACAAGCGATGACCAGTTATGATGAACTGCTGGAAGCGCATGATAGGCTACAAAAGGAACATGCGCAACTGAAAACATTCGTCCAGCAAATTCAGCGTGTTTGTCTGGAAAGTCCATTTATTAGTCAAAAGAATTGA
- a CDS encoding YceD family protein has protein sequence MKWAIHQLSKYRHDGMPIDETIQLDEVMERNPDIRKISPVHVKGHCTFGAAQMTCHFQLTGTLTLPCARTWEDVEYPFDIQTDEIFSWSETHKEDDGEIHYVEGDVVNVDPVFEELILVEIPIQVFKEDAEHQPIPGGKSWSYLTDEELSAKEENEHKKLDPRLADLAKYFDQTDE, from the coding sequence ATGAAATGGGCAATTCATCAACTATCTAAATATCGCCATGACGGGATGCCAATTGATGAAACGATTCAATTGGATGAAGTGATGGAACGTAACCCGGACATCCGGAAAATTTCACCCGTTCATGTAAAAGGGCACTGCACATTTGGTGCAGCGCAAATGACTTGTCATTTTCAACTGACAGGCACCCTTACCTTACCATGTGCTCGCACGTGGGAAGATGTTGAGTATCCGTTTGATATTCAAACAGATGAGATTTTCAGCTGGTCGGAAACACATAAGGAAGACGATGGAGAAATTCATTATGTAGAAGGCGATGTTGTTAATGTCGACCCTGTATTTGAAGAATTGATTCTTGTCGAAATTCCGATACAAGTGTTTAAGGAAGATGCAGAGCATCAACCGATTCCGGGCGGAAAAAGCTGGTCATACTTAACTGATGAGGAATTGTCTGCTAAAGAAGAGAATGAACATAAAAAATTGGATCCTAGACTTGCTGATTTAGCAAAGTATTTTGATCAAACAGACGAATAA